The proteins below come from a single Bacteroidia bacterium genomic window:
- a CDS encoding ThuA domain-containing protein gives MKQIFLCLVCLLVIAQSWAQDSLQKAPIKCMIYAEGDTSEIPFEIYNFLAPDPSLALSISYESNFLDSLAELDTYDALLLASRGKLSWSEEKRRNFEQFVREGGGVVGIPHAAEAFDDFPFYENLLGAKLLASADSFALLDLEKEGYHLITEAFPAPWKTGEYLPPYEITSSNIKPLFSYQNKPIAWYQNHLHRLDSSRSFFSVLGEDPLSFRSNPLFQKMIKRAIYFTAFRLPNPSPYPPGVTILSPKSGKTYKRYPKQVSVRSRFFETALSGEVDSLAILLNDSLYTSLPGLENFSILVSKPGLYELIIRAYTDKGNYISAYTNFAIRDEAGLGLALSIDHQPVYKIGDTLSIHTLIIHPEDTALSETPRDFGGELALFLNEELLVKSSASPFSYSYVLDQAGELLLKAQANAGELLGVDSLFLLVEAKEKEAHNPLKIFPNPLSKELAFSFESTSHGQGKWEILSLSGELIKRGSFLKEENPFSLEIDLSDMEAGLYLLRVRIGMEDFSSKFLRK, from the coding sequence ATGAAACAGATATTTTTATGCTTAGTCTGCCTATTGGTCATTGCTCAGAGCTGGGCTCAGGATAGTCTTCAAAAAGCGCCTATCAAGTGTATGATATACGCTGAAGGAGACACAAGTGAAATACCCTTTGAGATCTATAATTTCCTGGCCCCAGATCCTTCTTTAGCCTTATCGATAAGCTATGAATCTAATTTTTTAGATAGCTTGGCTGAGCTGGATACTTATGATGCGCTTCTTTTGGCAAGTCGGGGCAAGCTAAGTTGGAGTGAAGAGAAGCGGAGGAATTTTGAGCAGTTTGTCAGAGAGGGCGGGGGAGTAGTGGGAATACCTCATGCGGCTGAGGCCTTTGATGATTTTCCCTTTTACGAAAATCTACTAGGGGCAAAACTTTTAGCTTCCGCTGATTCTTTTGCTCTCCTGGATTTAGAAAAAGAAGGATATCACCTCATAACAGAAGCTTTTCCTGCTCCCTGGAAAACAGGAGAATACCTGCCCCCTTATGAAATTACTTCATCGAATATTAAGCCGCTTTTTTCCTACCAGAATAAGCCCATTGCCTGGTATCAAAACCATCTGCACAGGCTTGATTCGTCCCGCTCCTTTTTTAGCGTATTGGGAGAAGATCCCTTAAGTTTTCGAAGCAATCCCCTTTTCCAAAAAATGATCAAAAGGGCCATCTATTTTACGGCCTTTAGACTTCCAAATCCCTCGCCTTATCCTCCCGGTGTAACGATTCTTTCTCCTAAATCCGGAAAGACCTATAAACGCTATCCCAAGCAAGTCTCTGTAAGAAGCCGTTTTTTTGAAACTGCCCTTTCCGGAGAAGTAGATAGCCTGGCCATTCTCCTAAATGACAGCCTATACACATCTCTGCCGGGCCTTGAGAACTTTTCCATCTTAGTCAGTAAACCCGGTCTCTATGAACTTATCATCCGGGCCTATACAGATAAAGGCAACTACATCTCTGCCTATACTAATTTTGCCATTAGAGATGAGGCGGGTTTAGGGCTTGCACTTTCAATAGATCATCAGCCTGTTTACAAAATAGGAGATACCCTGAGCATTCATACCCTCATCATTCATCCCGAGGATACAGCCCTTTCCGAGACTCCCAGGGATTTTGGGGGAGAGCTAGCACTTTTTCTAAATGAGGAGCTCTTAGTAAAAAGCAGCGCTTCTCCTTTTAGCTATTCCTATGTCCTGGATCAAGCTGGAGAGCTGCTTCTTAAAGCGCAGGCAAATGCCGGAGAGCTATTAGGAGTAGATTCTCTTTTTTTACTCGTGGAAGCTAAAGAGAAAGAGGCGCATAATCCGCTCAAGATTTTCCCTAATCCGCTTTCAAAAGAGCTTGCCTTCTCTTTTGAATCCACCAGCCATGGGCAAGGGAAGTGGGAGATTCTTAGCCTTAGCGGGGAGCTCATAAAAAGGGGAAGTTTTTTGAAAGAAGAGAATCCCTTTTCCCTGGAAATAGATCTCTCAGATATGGAAGCAGGCCTTTACCTACTTAGAGTCCGGATAGGTATGGAAGATTTCTCTTCGAAGTTTCTGAGAAAATAG